In Vicinamibacterales bacterium, a genomic segment contains:
- the thiC gene encoding phosphomethylpyrimidine synthase ThiC, with the protein MSTRPSHSPLPASAFESAFPRSTKVYVDGPGGVRVPMREIALTNGETLRVYDASGPHGHDVRAGLPKLRDAWVAPRRGSQAVTQLHYARKGEITPEMEFIAVREGFDAEFVRSEVARGRAIIPANINHLELEPMIIGRHFAVKINANIGNSAVASSIEEEVEKLRWATLWGADTVMDLSTGNDIHQTREWILRNAPVPIGTVPIYQALEKVGGRPEELTWEIYRDTLIEQAEQGVDYFTVHAGVLLRYIPMTARRVTGIVSRGGSIMAKWCLAHHQENFTYTHFREICDIMRAYDVSFSLGDGLRPGSIADANDEAQFAELKTQGELTKIAWEHDVQVMNEGPGHVPMHLIRENMDKQLEWCQEAPFYTLGPLTTDIAPGYDHITSAIGAAMIGWYGTAMLCYVTPKEHLGLPNRDDVKAGVIAYKIAAHAADLAKGHPRAQAWDDALSKARFEFRWQDQFNLALDPVTARAFHDETLPAEGAKVAHFCSMCGPKFCSMELTQQIRAGAADDAARRGMEEKSIEFRKRGEVYVPKE; encoded by the coding sequence ATGAGCACCCGCCCCAGTCACTCGCCGCTGCCGGCGTCCGCATTCGAATCGGCGTTTCCGCGCTCCACGAAGGTCTACGTGGACGGCCCCGGCGGCGTCCGCGTGCCGATGCGCGAGATCGCGCTGACCAACGGCGAGACGCTGCGGGTCTACGACGCGAGCGGACCGCACGGTCACGACGTCCGCGCCGGGCTCCCGAAGCTGCGTGACGCGTGGGTCGCGCCGCGGCGGGGCTCGCAGGCGGTGACGCAGCTCCACTACGCGCGCAAGGGGGAGATCACCCCCGAGATGGAGTTCATCGCCGTCCGCGAAGGCTTCGACGCCGAGTTCGTGCGATCCGAGGTCGCGCGCGGCCGGGCGATCATCCCCGCCAACATCAACCACCTCGAGCTGGAGCCGATGATCATCGGCCGCCACTTCGCGGTGAAGATCAACGCCAACATCGGCAACTCGGCGGTCGCCTCCTCCATCGAGGAGGAAGTGGAGAAGCTCCGGTGGGCGACGCTCTGGGGCGCCGACACGGTGATGGATCTCTCGACCGGGAACGACATCCATCAGACCCGCGAGTGGATCCTGCGCAACGCGCCGGTGCCGATCGGCACCGTGCCGATCTACCAGGCGCTCGAGAAGGTCGGCGGCCGGCCGGAGGAGCTGACCTGGGAGATCTACCGCGACACGCTGATCGAACAGGCGGAGCAGGGGGTGGACTACTTCACCGTCCATGCCGGCGTGCTGCTGCGCTACATCCCGATGACCGCGCGCCGCGTCACCGGCATCGTGTCGCGCGGCGGGTCGATCATGGCGAAGTGGTGCCTGGCGCATCATCAGGAGAACTTCACCTACACCCACTTCCGCGAGATCTGCGACATCATGCGCGCCTACGACGTGTCGTTCTCGCTCGGCGACGGGCTGCGCCCGGGGTCGATCGCCGACGCCAACGACGAAGCGCAGTTCGCCGAGCTGAAGACGCAGGGGGAGCTGACGAAGATCGCCTGGGAGCACGACGTCCAGGTGATGAACGAGGGCCCCGGCCACGTCCCGATGCACCTCATTCGCGAGAACATGGACAAGCAGCTCGAGTGGTGCCAGGAAGCGCCGTTCTACACCCTCGGGCCGCTGACCACCGACATCGCCCCCGGCTACGACCACATCACCTCGGCGATCGGCGCCGCGATGATTGGCTGGTACGGCACGGCCATGCTCTGTTACGTCACGCCCAAGGAGCACCTCGGCCTGCCCAACCGCGACGACGTCAAGGCCGGCGTCATCGCCTACAAGATCGCGGCGCACGCCGCCGATCTCGCCAAAGGACATCCGCGGGCGCAGGCCTGGGACGACGCGCTGTCGAAGGCGCGGTTCGAATTCCGCTGGCAGGACCAGTTCAATCTCGCCCTCGACCCGGTGACGGCGCGCGCCTTCCATGACGAGACGCTGCCGGCGGAAGGAGCCAAGGTCGCGCACTTCTGCTCGATGTGCGGGCCGAAGTTCTGCAGCATGGAGCTGACGCAGCAGATCCGGGCCGGCGCCGCCGACGACGCGGCGCGCCGCGGCATGGAAGAGAAATCGATCGAGTTTCGCAAGCGCGGCGAAGTCTACGTGCCCAAGGAATGA
- a CDS encoding zinc metalloprotease HtpX has protein sequence MKTAILLGLLSGIVLAIGQYFGGANGLVIGLVFAVVMNFGSYWFSDKIVLRMYRAQEVGPGHPLHTTVERLSRQAQLPMPKVYIIPDPSPNAFATGRNPSHAAVAATEGILQVLSQHELEGVIAHELAHVKNRDILISSVAATLAAVIMFAAQSAQFMAMFGGYGGRGEGRDRGNNPIALLAMIILAPLAATLIQLAISRSREFSADATGAQIAGTPYGLADALRKIEAVARRVPLQANPATAHMFIVKPFSGAGLAGLFSSHPPTEARIAALLGGIR, from the coding sequence TTGAAAACGGCGATCCTGCTCGGTCTGTTGAGCGGAATCGTCCTCGCGATCGGACAATACTTCGGCGGCGCGAACGGCCTGGTGATCGGACTGGTTTTCGCCGTCGTGATGAACTTCGGCTCGTATTGGTTCTCGGACAAGATCGTGCTGCGGATGTACCGCGCCCAGGAAGTCGGGCCGGGCCATCCCCTCCATACGACGGTCGAGCGGCTGTCGCGTCAGGCCCAGCTGCCGATGCCGAAGGTGTACATCATTCCGGATCCGTCGCCGAACGCGTTCGCGACGGGGCGGAATCCCTCGCATGCCGCAGTGGCGGCCACCGAGGGGATCCTGCAGGTGCTCAGCCAGCACGAGCTCGAAGGGGTGATTGCGCACGAACTGGCGCACGTCAAGAACCGCGACATCCTCATCAGCTCGGTGGCGGCGACGCTCGCCGCGGTGATCATGTTCGCGGCGCAGAGCGCGCAGTTCATGGCGATGTTCGGCGGCTATGGCGGCCGCGGCGAGGGGCGCGACCGCGGCAACAACCCGATCGCGCTGCTGGCGATGATCATCCTGGCGCCGCTGGCGGCGACGCTGATCCAGCTCGCCATCTCGCGGTCGCGCGAGTTCTCGGCAGACGCGACCGGCGCGCAGATCGCCGGCACGCCCTACGGTCTGGCCGACGCGCTGCGGAAGATCGAAGCCGTCGCCCGGCGCGTGCCGCTCCAGGCCAATCCCGCGACGGCGCACATGTTCATCGTGAAGCCGTTCTCCGGCGCGGGGCTGGCCGGTTTGTTCAGCAGCCACCCGCCGACGGAGGCCCGCATCGCCGCGCTCCTCGGCGGCATCCGCTGA
- a CDS encoding M20 family metallopeptidase: protein MKALLQLCQDALPFTLDTIDTLVRLESPSTDKAAVDRCGQALAGMLRTLGGDVELLARADRGDHVRARVAGSGAPVLLLGHFDTVWPIGTIEQMPLRRDGDRLHGPGVFDMKAGIALGITAIRALRESGGPAPAVTMLWTTDEEIGSDSSRAEIEAEAMRSRAVLVLEPSLPGGALKTARKGCGEFRLTVHGIAAHAGLDPGKGASAIHELATQIAEIERLQDLPRGVSVNVGLVAGGTRPNVVAERAEATIDVRAPTRAAAEAAEVALRRLQPRRPGTRLTIEGGFERPPMERGPAVLELFSRASRVASSLGRELGEGSAGGGSDGNFTAALGVPTLDGLGAVGDGAHAAHEHVEISALPWRAALLAGLLADFARPS, encoded by the coding sequence ATGAAAGCTCTGCTCCAGCTCTGCCAGGACGCGTTGCCGTTCACGCTCGACACCATCGACACGCTGGTCCGTCTGGAGTCTCCGAGCACCGACAAGGCGGCCGTCGATCGCTGCGGGCAGGCGCTCGCCGGGATGCTGCGCACGCTTGGAGGGGACGTCGAACTTCTGGCGCGGGCGGACCGCGGTGACCACGTCCGCGCGCGTGTGGCGGGGAGCGGCGCGCCCGTGCTCCTCCTCGGCCATTTCGACACCGTCTGGCCGATCGGCACCATCGAACAGATGCCGCTGCGCCGCGACGGCGATCGGCTGCACGGCCCCGGGGTGTTCGACATGAAAGCGGGAATCGCGCTGGGGATCACCGCGATCCGCGCGCTGCGCGAAAGCGGCGGTCCGGCTCCGGCGGTGACGATGCTGTGGACGACGGATGAGGAGATCGGCAGCGACAGCTCGCGCGCCGAGATCGAAGCCGAAGCGATGCGATCCCGGGCCGTCCTGGTGCTCGAACCCTCGCTGCCCGGCGGCGCGCTGAAGACCGCGCGCAAGGGGTGCGGCGAGTTCCGGCTGACTGTCCACGGCATCGCCGCGCACGCCGGCCTCGATCCGGGAAAGGGGGCGAGCGCGATCCACGAGCTGGCGACGCAGATCGCCGAAATCGAGCGGCTGCAGGATCTGCCCCGCGGCGTCAGCGTGAACGTCGGCCTCGTGGCCGGCGGGACGCGTCCCAACGTCGTCGCCGAGCGGGCCGAGGCGACGATCGACGTCCGCGCTCCGACGCGCGCCGCGGCGGAGGCGGCCGAGGTTGCGCTGCGGCGGCTGCAACCGCGGCGCCCGGGCACGCGTCTTACGATCGAAGGCGGTTTCGAACGGCCTCCGATGGAGCGCGGTCCCGCCGTACTCGAGCTTTTCTCGCGCGCGTCCCGCGTGGCCTCCTCACTGGGGCGCGAGCTGGGCGAGGGAAGCGCCGGCGGCGGATCCGACGGCAACTTCACGGCGGCGCTGGGCGTGCCGACGCTGGACGGCCTTGGGGCGGTTGGCGACGGCGCCCATGCGGCGCACGAACACGTGGAGATTTCCGCTCTCCCGTGGCGCGCCGCGCTCCTCGCGGGCCTGCTCGCCGACTTCGCCCGGCCCTCGTGA